Within the Bacteroidota bacterium genome, the region AACGTGCCACGCGTGCGCCCGGCGAGGTAGTTCGAGAGCGGCTCCACGAGCGCACGCCCGTCGGCTACCTGATTGGTGCTGGCGTCGAACGCGGCAAACCGCGCGGTCTCGGCGCGGGTGGTGGCGTTGAGCAGGCCCACCGAGAAGCGCCCGACGCGGCCCGAGAGCTTCGCAGCGCCTAGGATCGTGCTTTGCTGCGGCACGTCGGTGTAGACCGTGCCGTCGTCCCCGGCATCATCGAACGCAGATGTGGGCACGAACGCGGTGCGTTGCGGGCTACGACCGATGCGGCGGGTGTAGAGCAACTGTGGGCGATCCGTGTTGACACCGCTGCGTGGTGTTAGCGAGAACACGTCGGTGCCCTCGGTGAAGAAGGGCCGCTGCTCGGGGAAGAAGAGTTCGAAGCCGCTCAGGTTGACCTGCGCCGGGTCGGCCTCGACCTGCCCGAAGTCGGGGTTGAGCGTCGCGTTGAGCGTGACCGCGCTCGTGAGCCCGAGCTTGAGGTCCAGCCCCACGCGCGGCGCGAGGCCGGTCGCCTCGTAGAAGGGATCGGCGGCCTCGCCGGGCGCGCGGGTGAGCGCAGCCGCAGCGTAGGGGACGACCTCGAGCCGCCGCGGCGTCGGCAGCGCGCTGGGGAGCACGAGCGTGCCGAATTGGCTCACGTAGCCCGCCGCGTTGGGCGGGCGCTCCGACCAGTACGACACCTCCTGCGTGCGGAAGTGGACCCGCACGAACTGCAGCCCCCATCGGTGCGGACCGGGGCCGCTGGTGTAGCGGAGTTGGGCGAGCGGGATCTCGAACTCGGCCGTCCACCCCGTCTCGTCGCGCGTTGTGGCCACGTCCCAGACGGCGTCCCAGGAGAGGTCGGCCTCGGTGTCGTCGAAGAAGAGCACGTCGCGCTGAATGCCGCCCGGCGTGATCATGAACAGGAAGCCGGTGCGCCCGTCGCCGTACGAGTCGAGCACGACGATGGCGCGGTCGGTGACGATGCCCGCATCACGGCGGGCAAGGCGCGCGTCGATGCCGTCGGGCTGGCTGTCGGTCATCCGCATCCCGACGTAGAGCGCCGACGGACCGATGAGCACCCGCGCCTCGGTTGGTTCCGTGAGCGGCGCACCGGGATTCGGCACGTACTGCACGAAGCCGGCACCGACCTCCGCCGAGACCCACGCCGGTTCGTCGAGGACGCCATCGACGCGAATCGCCCCAGCCTCGACCGGGAAGGCCATGAGCGTTGGCTTCGGTTTCTGGGCGAAGACAGGGCAGGCCGCCAGCGCGACGAGCCAGCACGCACTGATACCAGATACGAGAAAGAGGAATGCGTTGCCTCCCTCCCACATGCTCGTCATCCCCGACTGGATCGGGAGCCGAAGGTCGGCGCAAGCCAATCCATGCGAGACATCGCATGGAGCCCCGCCTTCGCGGGGATGACTCTGACGTGGGTTTGCACCACCATTTCTCGTAAACGGTATCGTAAACGGTATGATGTGCAGGGCGCGAGCCATCGTCGTCCTCATCATTGCGTCACCCCCCAGCCCCAGACGATGCTCGTGATGAGCCAGCCGTCGCTCGTCCTGTGCAGCGTCATGAGCTTGTACTCGGCCTGCTCCCGCCGCTGATTCTCCAGCCGCAGGCGCGCCAGGGCCACGTTCTCGTAGATCTCCACGCCGAGCAGTTCCTCCGTGTACAGCGTGTCGCCTCGGCTCTCGACGAGTTGAAACGGGCTCTCCTGGTAGGCCCCGTCGCGGTCCACGTAGCGGTAGGCCCCGCCAGGGTGCATCGACGCCAGCTTTTGATCGAGGCGGCCCGTGTGGTCGCCGACGTAGAAGGCCTCGATGGTGGTGAGGATGGCCCGTCGGTCGGCGAACGCGGTGGTGTCAGGCTTTGCGAGAGGGCGGGCGACCTGGCTGTCAGGCGGCAGCGTGGTACCGGCAAGGGTGGCTCCCACGAGGAGGACAGCGACGGCGAAGAGCGAACGGGGCATGGCAAACGAGGCGGGTGTGGTCGGATGGACCGCTAGGTAGCCTGCTCGCCGTGCTGGTTGCCTGATGGGGAGCTAATGACTAGGTCCAGAACCCTGATGAACCGCTCGTTTTGCGCTAGCACGCCCGGTTCTCGACTGCACCCAATCGCGTGATGCCGTCGTAGATTCGCCGCCCCGCGTCCCCTGCCTGCCGCTGCTTCGCATGGAAGCCGACCTCCTCTCCTCGGATCAACCGTATGCCGTCGGAGAATGGCACGTGCAGCCACTCTTGAACAGCGCGACGCGACGCAGCCAGGCCGTGTCGGTGGAGCCGCGCGTGATGGCGGTGCTGACCTACCTCGCGCAGCACGCCGGTCAGGTCGTCACGCGGAGCGACCTGCTGGACGCCGTCTGGGCCGACGTGGTCGTCAACGAGGACGCCCTCACACGCGCGGTCTCGGAGCTGCGCAAGCTGTTTGGCGATGACCCCCGTGCCCCACGCTTCGTCGAGACCGTCCGCGGACGAGGCTATCGACTCATCGCGCCCGTGACCTGGGCGGCGGACACCACCCCAACGCCGGGGGAGTCGGCTCTGAGCAGTCTGGTCGCAGTCACGACGATGCGCGCCGGATCGGACTCGTCAAACCGACGCGGTTGGCTCGCGGGCCTCGTTGCGGGAGCCGTCCTGGCGGGCCTCGCCGTGGGCCTCTGGCTCGGCCGTGACCTGCTCGCGCGGGCGCCTACCGACGTGGCCTCCTGGGATACATCCGTGTGGGAGCCTGCCGTGCCGTTCACGAGCTACCCTGGCCGCGAGATCCAGCCCGTGCTCTCGCCGGAGGGCGCCCGCGTCGCCTTCGCGTGGGACGAGGCTGGCGGTGACAATTTCGACGTGTACGTGAAGCAGGTTGGCAGCGAGCGACCCCTGCGGCTCACGGAGCATCCGTCCTCGGAGGAACTACCGACGTGGTCCCCCGACGGCTCGACCCTCGCCTTTGCCCGCGACGGCGAGGCCCGCGGGATCTACACGGTGCCGTCGATGGGCGGCCCGGTGCGCCTCGTCCACGCGACCGCCGCCGAGGTGAAGGCGCTCGACTGGGCTCCCGACGGGCAGACGCTCGTCTTCACCACGCCTGCGCCGGAGACGCCTGGCTTGCAGCTGCTCGACCTCGCCTCGGGAGCGGTCCGCACGCTCACCACGCCCGACGACGTGCTGCACCGCGCCACCACCCCGCGCTTCTCGCCCGGCGGCACGCGCATCGCCTTCGTCCGCCGTGGCCCCGGCAGCGGCCGTCCCGTCTTCCTCATCGATGTCGCCGACGGCACCGTCACGCCCGCCCCCGGGGATGCCACCGCCGTGCGCCACCTCGACTGGATCGACGACGAGACGCTCGTGGTCGTGTCCTACCGCTCGGGCGCCAACGGGCTGTGGCGGCTCGACCTCCAGACCGGCGCGATGACGTGGATTGCCACGCGCGGCGAGTGGAGCTTCTACCCGTCCGTCGCGGCAGAGTCGGGCGCGCTGGTCTACCAAGACCTCTACTTCGAGAAGAACATCTGGCAGGTCCGGCTTGACGCGCCCGGCGGTCGCCTGCTGAGCACGGAACCGCTGCTCACCTCGACGTGGATGGACTGCGAGGCGCAGTTCTCGCCCGACGGCACGCGCCTTGCGTTTATGTCGTCGCGCTCGGGCTTTCTGGAAGTATGGCTCAGCGGTGTGGACGGCGATGATCTCGTCCAGGTCACCCAGTTCGAGGGCGCGTTCGTCGGCAACCCGCGGTGGTCGCCGGATGGCATGCGCCTCGCCTTCAACGCGGCCCCGGAGGGCGACGCGGCGGTCTACGTCGTGGACGTGCGTGGCGGGCCGCCGCAGGCCCTCACGCCGCCTGGCCGGGGCGGGCGCGTGACGGGCTGGGCACGCGACGGCACCGCGGTCTACGCCGCCACCCGGCGCGGTGGGGACTGGGGGCTGTGGCGCGTCCCCGTGAAGGGCGGAACGCCGGAGCCGGTGGGCGCGCCGAGCGCGTTCGCGGGCGCGGAGTCGGTCGATGGGCAGGCGCTCTACTTCACCCGCGCGGGCATCCCAGGTCTCTGGCGCGTGCGGCTGGTCGGCGGACGTGCTTCGGGGACGCCTCAGCGCGTCTTCGTCAACGCTCCCGTCGATGACGCCCTCGATTGGGTAGTCACGCCCGGCGGGCTCTACAGCCTCGACGAGCGCCCGGAAGGAACGTTCGTGATCTACGCCGACCTCGACGCCGAGGCGGTGACGACCATCGCCGAGGTCACGGACATCGCCTCGCCGAGCCTATCGGTGTCACCCGACGGCACCACGCTGCTCTATGGCCGCTACGAGGACACCAGGAGCGACCTCCAGTTCCGCGCGGCGGCGGACTAGACGCCGTTGTCGGGGCGTGGCCGCGTACGGAGCTGCTACAGCGTGGCGAGGAAGCGGTGGATGAAGTGCACCGTGATCGAGCCCTCGCCGACGGCTGAGGCGACGCGCTTGACCGAGTCGCCGCGCACGTCGCCCGCGACGAAGATGCCGGGCACGTTCGTCTCGAAGAGGAACGGATCGCGTTCGAGCGGCCAGTCGCGCAGGTGCTCGTCCGTGAGCATCGGGCCGGTCAGCAGGAAGCCCTTCTGGTCACGCGCGACGGCGTCGCCGAGCCACTCGGTGCCGGGCGCGGCGCCGATGAAGACGAACAGGAAGCTCGTGTCCACGACCTCCGTCTCGCCCGTCGCGTTGTCGATGAGCGTGACGCATTCGAGGTGGCCGCTGCCCTGGCACGCCTGGATCTCGGTCTGCAGCCGCACGTCGATGTTGGGCGTCTCGTAGATGCGCGTGACGAGGTACTGGCTCATCTTCGCCTCCAGCGAGTCGCCGCGCACGACCATCACGACGCGGCGCGCGTAGTCGGCGAAGAACATCGCGGCCTGCCCGGCCGAGTTGCCCGCGCCGACGATGTAGACGTCCTCGTTCTTGCAGTTCATCGCCTCGGTCATCGCCGCGCCGTAGTAGACGCCGCTTCCGGCGAGGCTGTCGGCTCCCTCGGCCGGAAGCCGTCGCCAGTCGACGCCCGTCGAGATGATAAGCGCGTGGCACGTGATCTCCGAGCCGTCGCCGAGGGTGAGGGTCTTGTAGGGGCCGTCGATGCGCAGCCCCGTCGCCGTCTGCGGGGTGAGGATCTCGACGCCGAAGCGCCGCGCCTGCGTGGCCCCGCGCCGTGCGAGGTCGGCCCCGGAGAGGCCCTGGGGGAAGCCGAGGTAGTTTTCGATGCGGCTCGACGTGCCGGCCTGTCCGCCGGGTGCGTGGCTCTCGATGAGGACGGTCCGCAGGCCTTCGGACGCGCCGTAGACCGCGCCTGCGAGCCCTGCCGGTCCCGCACCCACGATGGCGAGGTCGTAGAAGTCCTTCGCCGCGTTCGTCTGCAGGCCGACGTGCTCGGCGAGGTCGCTCGGAGCGGGTGCGAGCAGCCTTTCGCCGTCGGGCAGCACCACGAGCGGCAGCACGTTCGCCGCCGCGCCGTCGCCGCCTGCCTCCTTGCTATAGGCACGGGCTTTCTCCGCGATCTGCTGGGCCTCATCGCTCGCCTCCACGTCGAGGAACTCGTAGGGGATCTGGTTACGGGCGAGGAAGTCTTTGATCGCGTGCGACTGCGGGGACCAGCGGTCGCCGACCACGCGCAGGCCGCCAAAGCCGGGGCGGTAGCTCGCCTGCCAGTCGTCGAGGAGATCATCGAGGACCGGGTAGAGGCGCTGGTCGGGCGGGTCCCAGGGCTTGAGGAGGTAGTAGTCGATCTGCGAGTCGTTGATGGCTGAGATCGCGGCCTCCGTGTCGGCGTAGGCGGTGAGGAGCGCCCGCTTCGCCTTCGGTGCCAGCGCACGCGCCTGCTGGAGGAAGCCGACGCCGTCCATCTGCGGCATCCGCTGGTCGGAGAGCAGGAGCGCGATGGGGTCGCCCCGCTCGGTGAGCGCCTCGACGGTGTCGAGGGCGGCCTGGCCCGAGTCGGCGCGGACGATGCGGTAGGTCTCGCCGTAGCGCTTGCGGAGGTCGCGCGCGACGGCGCGGAGCACCTGCGGGTCGTCGTCGACGGCGAGGATGACGGGCTTGGCAGCCATGGGGCGGAGTGTGGGGGTGGACGAGGGTGAGGAGAGGGTCGGCGAGTCCGATGCGTGGACCCCGCAACCTTACGCCAGCGCGGCGTCTTCTTGCTGCGCGGCGACTTCCTGCGTGTCGGCCTCGGGCGCCTCGCGGCCGTTGACGGGCAAGCGGACCCGGAAGTGCGTAGTGCCCGGCTCGGACGCCACGTAGATCACGCCGCCGTGGCGGTTGCGCACGATCCGCAGCGCGATGTCGAGGCCGAGGCCGGTGCCTTCGCCGGGGCCCTTGGTGGTGAAGAACGGTTCGAAGATGCGCTCCTGCACGTCGGGCGGGATGCCCGGGCCGTTGTCGTAGAGGTCGACCTGCACCATGCCGCCGCCGCTGCCGTCGCAGGGGTCGTAGCACGTGACGAGCCGGATCTCGCCGCCCTCGTCGGGCACGGCTGCGATGGCGTTGTCGAGGAGGTTCGTCCACACCTGGTTGAGTTCGCTGCCGTAGGCGAGGAGGTCGGGCACGTCGTCGCCGAACTCCTTCGTGAGGCGGATGCCCTTCTTCTTGAACTTGTGCTTGAGGATGATGACCGTGTCGATGATGCCACGCCTGAGGTTGACGCGCTGCTGCTGGCTGTCCTGGTCCATGTAGGTGTAGGACTTCATCGCGCCGACGAGCTCGGAGATGCGCGTGGTGCTCTCGGCCAGTTCCAGGCAGAGCGCGCGCATGGCGGTGTCTTGCACGATCCAGTTGATTGTGTCCACGCGGAACTCGGGCGCCATGCTCTCTAGGAAGCCCGACAGGAACTCGGCGGTGAATCCGGCAGCCGTGAGCGTGGAGGCGGCCTCCCACGGCTGCGCGACCTGCCCGAGGCCACGGTCGGCGAGGTCGTCGAACCAGTCGGTGAACGCGTCCTCGCGGTCGCCTTCGTCGAGCGGATCGAGGTCGGGGTCTGGGGCGAGGATGACGTCGTAGACCGGCTGGAAGGGGTCGCCCTCCGCTTCGAGGGCGGGACTGGCTCCGTCGCCCGCGCTCACCGCGGGCCCCGTCATCGAGGCCCCTGTCATCGGGGGCAGCCCATCGGGGAAGATGAGCTTGCGCAGCAGCGTCGAGGCGCGCTCGTCGAACGTCTGGAGCGTCTCGCAGAGCGTCTCGGCTGCGCGCTTGGCAGCGGAGGCGGGGTTGTTGAGTTCGTGCGCCAGCCCGGCCGCCATCGTGCCGAGCGAGACGAGCTTCTCCTGCTGGAGCTTGACCCGCGCCTCCGTCCGGCTGCGGTCGATCATGAGGTGGGCCAGCCGGGCATCGAACTCCTGCAGCTCGCGGACGAGGTCAGGGAAGTGCCGCTTGTGGAGGCGGGCCACCCACACGGGCGTCGTCGCGCGCGACTGCGCCGGGAAGGTCTCCATGCGCGAGCGCGGGAGCACGCCGGCCACTTGGCCCTGCTCGAAGCTGTAGGCCGCTACCTCGCGCTCGCCGTCGCGGACGAGGGCGCGCACGTGACCGTCGAGCATGAGGTACATCCACTCCGCCGGGACGCCCGCGTCGCTGAGCAACTCGCCCGGCTGCAGTCTGACTTCCTCGGCCCGCTCGGCGATCCAGGCAAGGTCGGCGTCGGGGAGGTCGGCAAGGAGGTCGACGGCGCGGAGGTCGGCAGGCGTGAGCATAGCGGCACAGGAGCAGGAACGACAGCGGAGGACGAACGGGCCTCGCTGCAACGCGCCAAGAAACAGCGCGGTCCCGCCGGGGAGCCTACCCCTTCGGATAGGCCCACCGCCCTATGCACCCTTGACTACGCCCCCGGCCAGCAGGCTCCTAGATTCATCTTGGAAAGCCGGGCTCGGCCATGACGCGCTGTGCTTGCGCGAGGTGGCGCGCCTGGTGCGCCGCCATCGCCTCGAACCACGCGCCGACCGGCATCTTGAAGATGCGCGCGGC harbors:
- a CDS encoding winged helix-turn-helix domain-containing protein, which produces MEADLLSSDQPYAVGEWHVQPLLNSATRRSQAVSVEPRVMAVLTYLAQHAGQVVTRSDLLDAVWADVVVNEDALTRAVSELRKLFGDDPRAPRFVETVRGRGYRLIAPVTWAADTTPTPGESALSSLVAVTTMRAGSDSSNRRGWLAGLVAGAVLAGLAVGLWLGRDLLARAPTDVASWDTSVWEPAVPFTSYPGREIQPVLSPEGARVAFAWDEAGGDNFDVYVKQVGSERPLRLTEHPSSEELPTWSPDGSTLAFARDGEARGIYTVPSMGGPVRLVHATAAEVKALDWAPDGQTLVFTTPAPETPGLQLLDLASGAVRTLTTPDDVLHRATTPRFSPGGTRIAFVRRGPGSGRPVFLIDVADGTVTPAPGDATAVRHLDWIDDETLVVVSYRSGANGLWRLDLQTGAMTWIATRGEWSFYPSVAAESGALVYQDLYFEKNIWQVRLDAPGGRLLSTEPLLTSTWMDCEAQFSPDGTRLAFMSSRSGFLEVWLSGVDGDDLVQVTQFEGAFVGNPRWSPDGMRLAFNAAPEGDAAVYVVDVRGGPPQALTPPGRGGRVTGWARDGTAVYAATRRGGDWGLWRVPVKGGTPEPVGAPSAFAGAESVDGQALYFTRAGIPGLWRVRLVGGRASGTPQRVFVNAPVDDALDWVVTPGGLYSLDERPEGTFVIYADLDAEAVTTIAEVTDIASPSLSVSPDGTTLLYGRYEDTRSDLQFRAAAD
- a CDS encoding FAD-dependent oxidoreductase produces the protein MAAKPVILAVDDDPQVLRAVARDLRKRYGETYRIVRADSGQAALDTVEALTERGDPIALLLSDQRMPQMDGVGFLQQARALAPKAKRALLTAYADTEAAISAINDSQIDYYLLKPWDPPDQRLYPVLDDLLDDWQASYRPGFGGLRVVGDRWSPQSHAIKDFLARNQIPYEFLDVEASDEAQQIAEKARAYSKEAGGDGAAANVLPLVVLPDGERLLAPAPSDLAEHVGLQTNAAKDFYDLAIVGAGPAGLAGAVYGASEGLRTVLIESHAPGGQAGTSSRIENYLGFPQGLSGADLARRGATQARRFGVEILTPQTATGLRIDGPYKTLTLGDGSEITCHALIISTGVDWRRLPAEGADSLAGSGVYYGAAMTEAMNCKNEDVYIVGAGNSAGQAAMFFADYARRVVMVVRGDSLEAKMSQYLVTRIYETPNIDVRLQTEIQACQGSGHLECVTLIDNATGETEVVDTSFLFVFIGAAPGTEWLGDAVARDQKGFLLTGPMLTDEHLRDWPLERDPFLFETNVPGIFVAGDVRGDSVKRVASAVGEGSITVHFIHRFLATL
- a CDS encoding ATP-binding protein, encoding MLTPADLRAVDLLADLPDADLAWIAERAEEVRLQPGELLSDAGVPAEWMYLMLDGHVRALVRDGEREVAAYSFEQGQVAGVLPRSRMETFPAQSRATTPVWVARLHKRHFPDLVRELQEFDARLAHLMIDRSRTEARVKLQQEKLVSLGTMAAGLAHELNNPASAAKRAAETLCETLQTFDERASTLLRKLIFPDGLPPMTGASMTGPAVSAGDGASPALEAEGDPFQPVYDVILAPDPDLDPLDEGDREDAFTDWFDDLADRGLGQVAQPWEAASTLTAAGFTAEFLSGFLESMAPEFRVDTINWIVQDTAMRALCLELAESTTRISELVGAMKSYTYMDQDSQQQRVNLRRGIIDTVIILKHKFKKKGIRLTKEFGDDVPDLLAYGSELNQVWTNLLDNAIAAVPDEGGEIRLVTCYDPCDGSGGGMVQVDLYDNGPGIPPDVQERIFEPFFTTKGPGEGTGLGLDIALRIVRNRHGGVIYVASEPGTTHFRVRLPVNGREAPEADTQEVAAQQEDAALA